The following proteins are encoded in a genomic region of Xenopus laevis strain J_2021 chromosome 3L, Xenopus_laevis_v10.1, whole genome shotgun sequence:
- the LOC121401288 gene encoding mucin-2-like has translation MGNLQWTLALLILICGLIPDSKANTTISTPTTSRVNGTIITTAPPPGNSTGDVNGTIITTAPPPGNTTGEVNGTIVTTAPPPGNTTGEVNGTIVTTTPTPGNTTSEVNGTIVTTAPPPGNTTGEVNGTIITTAPPPGNTTGGVNGTIITTAPPPGNSTGDVNGTIITTAPPSGNTTSEVNGTIVTTAPPPGNTTSDVNGTIITTAPPPGNTTGEVNGTIVTTAPPPGNSTSEVNGTIVTTAPPPGNTTSDVNGTIITTAPPPGNSTGDVNGTIITTAPAPGNTTGEVNGTIVTTAPPPGNTTGEVNGTIITTAPPPGNTTV, from the exons ATGGGGAACCTACAATGGACTTTAGCTCTGCTCATACTCATCTGTGGGCTGATACCAG ATTCTAAGGCTAACACGACAATCAGCACTCCCACCACAAGTAGGGTTAATGGCACGATAATAACTACTGCACCACCTCCAGGCAACAGCACCGGTGATGTTAATGGCACGATAATCACTACTGCCCCGCCTCCTGGCAACACCACCGGTGAGGTTAATGGAACTATAGTCACTACTGCACCACCTCCTGGCAACACCACCGGTGAGGTTAATGGCACGATAGTCACTACTACACCAACTCCTGGCAACACCACCAGTGAGGTTAATGGCACGATAGTCACTACTGCACCACCTCCTGGCAACACCACTGGTGAGGTTAATGGTACAATAATCACTACTGCCCCACCTCCTGGCAACACCACCGGTGGCGTTAATGGCACAATAATTACTACTGCACCACCTCCCGGCAACAGCACCGGTGATGTTAATGGCACGATAATTACTACTGCACCACCTTCTGGCAACACCACCAGTGAGGTTAATGGCACGATAGTCACTACTGCTCCACCTCCTGGCAACACCACCAGTGACGTTAATGGCACGATAATCACTACTGCCCCGCCTCCTGGCAACACCACCGGTGAGGTTAATGGAACTATAGTCACTACTGCTCCACCTCCTGGCAACAGCACCAGTGAAGTTAATGGCACGATAGTCACTACTGCTCCACCTCCTGGCAACACCACCAGTGACGTTAATGGCACGATAATCACTACTGCTCCACCTCCAGGCAACAGCACCGGTGATGTTAATGGCACGATAATCACTACTGCCCCGGCTCCTGGCAACACCACCGGTGAGGTTAATGGAACTATAGTCACTACTGCACCACCTCCTGGCAACACCACTGGTGAGGTTAATGGTACGATAATTACTACTGCACCACCTCCTGGCAACACCACCG TCTAA